A stretch of DNA from Lepus europaeus isolate LE1 chromosome 11, mLepTim1.pri, whole genome shotgun sequence:
ATACAGATTAACTGGGGGAACCTTCGAGGTCCGAGGCAGGAATGAACACAGGGTGCTGTCTCCTTCCTCTCTGGTGCCTCAGCTATGTGGGACGCTGAGGACACAGACTCAGCTGTTCCCCAGTCGTTCCCCGAGTGCGAGTGCAGAGCCTGCAGGGTTAGGGCccagatctgaagcagagcagggagCTAAGAACATAGTAGGGTTTTAAAGTCTTGTTGCCATTCCTGATAGGCCACAACGTCTCTACTAGGATATTTACCTCTGTATTAGAAATAAGAGCGAGGGAAgaaaggaccaaaaaaaaaaaaaaaagaatgtatggcCCAGGTACCCTTAAGAGGTTTTGTTGTGGGATTTTCTGCTgggttttggtttgtttgctCCTTTATTTTGCTCTTCATTTTTGTCTCCACCTTTAGGGTTGTTTGTATCTTTCCCTGTTCATAAAAGGAGTTGCATTTTACTGGATGAGAACTACAGAAAAGTGAAGAAACCTAACCTAACTCAGAAGTATACCcagtaaaaacaatttttttaaaaaagcaattccctgtacttcaaaaagttatctTTGCCACCTTCCACCCTTCtgcaaagaaagcaaaaagaagccACGTCGGTCCTTCCTGGCTGGGCCAGCTCCTAGTTGCACATTGGTGATGACTGACTTTGCTGGCCAGTGAGGTTGTTGGTGCTCCTCCCTGGGTTCATTTCTCATTCTCCATCAGTCAATTACTACACAGTaatttttattgagataaaaCTATATTTAACTGTCTTTATAGAGCCCTTCACTGTGGTTGGAGATGACTTACCTCTCTTCCCCAGATGAAACTCTTACAAATCTAGATGACCGGAGAGCTGAGTGTTTATATGCCTTTGGTTCAGGACTGTGACTGCATCCTCTCTTGTAACTACATGTGCATTTCAGATTCTGTATATTGTGAGTCTGTGAGCTAATTTAATCTAATTTAAATTAGATTGGTTTCACTCATTAATCAGGCATGGAGCCCACTCAGTGCAGAGAACCTGGATGCTGGATGTTAGCAGCTTACAGTTCAGTCAAGAAGACAGGGATGTATGAGAGTAGtttaaaaggttcatgaaaaacactttttaaaaaatgtatttatttatttatttgataggcagagttagagagggagacacagagatcttccatcctctggcttactccctaaatgtctccAACTTCCAGAattgggccagtctaaagccagaagccagaagcttcttcttccaggtctcctgtgggagtgtaggggcccaagtactggggccaccttccactgctttcctaggcacataagcaggaagctgggttggaagtggagcagccagaatttgaactggcaccaatatgtgacataggcactgcaggcggcggcttaacctgctgtgccatgacactggccccccaaaataaacttttaattccattacttATTAATTCCTGTGAACTTCTGAAGTACCTTCCAATAGAGAGAACTAGCATCAGTCCTTAGGTATATACTGTAATTTTTAGAAAGTACGAGAGCCCCCTCACTTGGTAGCATGCACTCATAGTGGGTGAGGATGAGGAAATGCTCCTGGTGAGCAACTTCATCTTCCTGCAGGGTCTGTGACTGGCAGGGATAAAGTGGATCCTCAGTCCTGCAGGTGTGCGGAGGTTCATAGTAACAAACACTTAGGGCAGCAGACAACCATTGCATCcccaagaaacattttttttaaaaaccttttttttttaaatttatttgacagagagagaaaggtcttccttccgttggttcacctccaaatggccactacggcaggcgcgctgtgccaatctaaagccagaagccaggtgcttcctcctggtctaccatgcaggtgcagggcccaagcacctgggccatcctccactgccttcctgggccacagcagagagctggactggaagaggggcaaccgggattagaacccggtgccagtgccgcaggcggaggatcaacgaagtgagccagggcactggcCTCTCAAGAAACATTTTACTTCAGAGATAGATACCAAGTGACAGTGTCTGTTGCTTTCTCCTTAGGAGTTTGATAGTTTTCTTAGAAAGGGGTGGTGGAGAGGAGGAATTACTGTATCATTAAGGTCTTCAGATGGTGTGTTTTTTTAACACCAGTGAATTTTAGTTCCATTCTAAGGCTCCTTTGAGAAAGTGACTGGGAGACAGGAGAGTCGAGTGAGACTCCTGACTGTGATTCCACTGTACTGCTGTTGTCTTCTGAACGGCTGAGCCTGGGTGAATCTTCTTGCTTCTGCCCCCAGCCCAGTGAGGCATGAAGTGGCTGTGAGGGGGTTCTCTTTAAACAGCCAAGTAAAATGAAGGCATTGGCATCTAAGCAAGAGAGGACCACATGAGGGAGTGTTGGCTGCTGGTTCACGTGTGATGAGAGCCATGTGGATGGATCTGTATTTACCCAAATATGGATGCCCACCGTAGACATCAGCAACACATCCAAGAatcccagggctggccaggccctgTCAGGCACTTACAGGGAGCTCACCACAAGGCCCAGACTTCCCGTCTGCAAGTTTTTCAGTCCCAGCCACTTCCTGAAGGCACCGCCCTCACTTTCTCCCCACCTCTTAAGTGCCTTTCGCTCTGCCTAGGCTGAAGCCGATGTAGCGTCTCTGAACAGACGCATCCAGCTGGTTGAGGAGGAGCTGGATCGCGCCCAGGAGCGTCTCGCAACAGCCTTGCAGAAGCTGGAGGAGGCCGAGAAGGCAGCAGACGAGAGTGAGAGGTGAGGACGCCGCATCCAGCCTTGTTAGCACAGCCTTTCTCGCCGTGGGGTGAGCCGCAGGGCTGCTGACTTCTGAGGTTTAGAGGTGCTACGGTCCCTTGGCAGGGTCCTCGCCTCTGCTGATCCCAGGTGTATTTGGTTGTGTTCATTTGATGTTAGTGGAACCTCCGCTAGGTGCAAAGCACTGTTGTCAGCCCCCAGCTTACAAAGAAGACAGCAATCTCATTCCTGCCATCACAGAGCTCACCACCCAGCCAAGGAGGTAGACGGGTCCCTGGATACGTGTTGGTTCTTTATTCTGTAATGAGCTCAAAGCACTATgaggttttaaaatatatttaactttattttaaaatataccaaaGAGGGCTAGATAAAGGGACTGCAGACTGTGAGGTATCAAATAACCTAACAAATAAGTAGAAGAAAAAGCACAGCTAAAACAAATATCTACaagacatgtgtgtgcacaccaaACACAGGCAGAAACTCGCCGTTTCTGAGCCCACCTCCACAGTAACCTGGCTCTGCCTGACTTCTCCCTCCAACGTTCACCTGTACAGGTGTAAAGGAGAACCATGGCTCTCATGGATCAGCACACTTTGTGCCTTCCAGCAAGCACTTTCTCCTGTGCTCTGCTCTTAGAGGTAATATGACTGTGTATTGCATGGAGAGACTCCATGAGAAGAGAGAACATCCTGCCGCTTGCGGGATGCAGTGGTAGTGTGGGGATCCAAACGCTGCAGGTGCAGGTCGGTGCTGTCTGTCATCTTGACCATTTCTCCACCTGTGAAGTGAGCCTGTGCTTCTGCCACCATGTATAAAAGGTATTTTTAGACTTGAGCTAAGAATATCCTTTTATCCTGGAGTTTCCAGTTCATTATTCCCCATTGTTTACTACTTCTTCACTAACCAAGAGTTGGGGAATTCTTTAGGTTGGCTGGTGATCTCTTCCAGTGTCCACGTAACAGTAAGTTAGTGGCTGAATAATAGGCTTATCTGTGAACACTACGGGCAGTCTGGTAATGTTAAACTTTGGAGTGAAAGAAACTTCAAGATCTTTTCTTCCATTACCCTGACTTTACAGACGAGAACACAAGAGCTCAGAGACTGACTTGGCCTTGCCCAGAGGCTCACAGCATATTTGTGCCTGAGCCAAGGTTAGAGCCCAGGTCTCCTCAAGTATATTGTAGTACTGCCTCAAAAAATACTGGTTTGCTTATCTTACAGcctattgagtttttttttttttcttttttgtaaatgaaTCCCATTTTAACCTGACTTGTTATTCCATAAAGCTGTGATGTATCAGAGGTCATTTAATACTTTCTGAAACATGCAGTAGGAGCCTCGCACACACAAAGCTTCCAAGACGGTGTCAGCTCTGTCTCTTAAGACCCTTAGCAGGAAAGGGGTGTTATGGTCAAAACATGTTTCTCAGAAAGCTTTCAGTGGAACCATATGAATTGCTACCCTTACAGGTCTGAAATGGTCAAATAGCAGCAGTTTCACGTGAGCCAGTCTAATGTCTTCATCTGTGGTTGGTGGGGTTGGAATCTGTTTTACAGAGAGAAGTGCCTGAAGATTACTTTTGTTCCAGCTTTGATCTGTTTTCAGGCTGAGGCTTCCTACAGGAAAAGGACAAAACCCCATTATACATTTAATTGGGAGGGCATGTTGCCTCTTCCTGTTTCCGTGCCTCCCAGGCTGGAACAAGATCCTGACATATGGTACCTTTCATTTACTGTTAGATGCCTGGACAGTTTCACTAGTACCCAAATTCACTTACAGTGAACAGAGGGCTATGTGTGTCTTTTCTTCCATTAGTTCTGGAAAGTCTTGCTTCGTGGCTCAGGAAAGAAAAGTAGCTCTGTGCTCTATTTTGGGCTGCGCAGACCACAGCCGTGCAATGTGAACGGGGAGAATCTGTGCTAAATGCTGGCTTTCCCTGCTTGCCTTTCTTTTCAGAGGCATGAAAGTCATTGAAAGCCGAGCCCAAAAGGAtgaggaaaaaatggaaattcagGAGATCCAACTGAAAGAGGCCAAGCACATTGCTGAAGATGCCGACCGCAAGTATGAAGAGGTCAGATCCTCAGGCCCGAAGCACCTGGGCTCCCGGCGGTGGCCCGCCTTGATTGCTGAGTGACGGCAGAAATGGGTGGTCTTGAGAAACACAATTCCTTTATCTAGAAATGGTTCTTCCTTTGATCCTGCTAGGGGATCCCGGCTTGATTATGAAGCCGACCAGGAGCACTGGGAAGAACCTCAACTCCCCTCACCTTTCCCACCCAAAGACCAGTACACAAAATCTCCAGCAAGGAAAGCGAGAGGTGGGCTGGTTAGGAAGGGAGGGTCTGAGTGACCTGACACGTCCAGTTGGGGCAGCTTAGAGACCAGGGGCCACATGCTTGCGCAGTAGATTGACGGAAGCCTCTCTCCCCTAAGGTGGTAGAGCTCTGTTGTCGGCATTGGGTCACACGTGAACCTGCGCCTGGTCATGTCCCCATGGTAACAGCCAACATGACCAccaagattttcctttttccttacgGTGTCCCAGCATGGCTCTCCTGAAGGGGGATGCTGATAGTATCTCCAGGTCTGACTGGGCCCGCTGATGTTAAGCTGCTTCAAAGGatcccttctctcctttcctgctcTGAGCACAGATTAGGCTTTGTGGGTTGTCTCACCAGCTCGCCTCACGTTATCTTCTCCCACTTTCTTAACTCCCACAGAAAGAGAGCTGACATCCAGAACACTAAATTGATGGAGCACTTGGGGatattttcagttctttcttGGCAGCCTCCAGTATAAAATGCATCACACTCATCTTACTGCTATTTCTGAGATCGTGAATTTCATATTTCTCCCTCCTTCGATGCTTGGGGCTGGCTGCTATGTCATTAGGCAGACTGAGGCTTCACATCATGGAGACCCTGTGGTAGCTGACCCTGCTGGGTCGTTTTGAGCAAGGGCCTCTAGTGCCCTCTCTCCAGGCATTCCTATTGGAGAGTCTTCCCCTGAGCCTGCCGCAAGGAGGACCATCTTATCTGTAGACAAGAACCCTAGGGTGGACATGATCTGAACCCCAAGCCCCATGGCGTGTGCGTGCTGTGTTTGTCCTGCTGCAGGTGGCCCGCAAGCTGGTCATCATTGAGAGCGACCTGGAACGTGCAGAGGAGCGGGCCGAGCTCTCAGAAGGGTAAGCGGGACCGGCAGCAGGAGGCCGCGGTGGGGTGCTGCAGAGCGGTGACTAAACAGCATGACTTCTGGCAGCTGCACATTGACCTGTCTCGGCTCCGGGCTCCTCCTGCGCTCACCGGATGTGGATGAGCCATGATACAGAACACGGAGGACTCGTGTGGGGTGTCTGTGTATGAATGCGTGTGGCACTGCATGCCTTACCTGCACACTGATTTTGTGAATGGCCTTGTGCATTTCCTGTGTCCACTAACAGCCAAGTTCGACAGCTGGAAGAACAATTAAGAATAATGGATCAGACCTTGAAAGCATTAATGGCTGCAGAGGATAAGGTACTGATGGCTCACGTATGGTTTTTAGGTTTAACTGCAACCCAGACGTCTTTCAGCTTCCAGTGCACACTGGTTTGTTGGGTGTAACGACTGCACCTTcactcagccctctgctgttTATATCTCGCTTTAAGTGCTTTCTCTTGGTCCTTTATGCTCCTTTTGTGTTTCCCTTCATAAATGCTCCTTGgggcagccaaaaaaaaaaaagccaaatgatCACACTAGCCGCTCATTGGATTTTGCCACCCTGCCTTTGCACTGCTGTGAGGTCAGAGGGCAATGTCCGCGGCTGCACCGAGCGCTTTGGCACCGGATGGTTTGGCTACTTGAAGGCGGCCCGTCAGCTCTGGGACTCAGTTTTCATGTTTTCCCatccctctcctttttctctcctccttccttgggCTTGGCTCCCACCCTTTCTGCCTCTGAACGAAAACGTTAGCAAATGTGCCGAGCTTGAAGAAGAATTGAAAACTGTGACGAACAACTTGAAGTCACTGGAGGCTCAGGCTGAGAAGGTAGGCCAGGAGCACGCCGCGGGGGAACGGGCCTCTCTGGCCAGAGGCGCGCTTTCTCTCCCCGAGGCCCTGCTCGCGAACACTACCGCACAGTAGGCGTGTTAGTAATAATGACAGCGTTTTCTGCGGCGATTCCCTGATGCTTACTGCTAACAGCATCCTTTTGATTTTTAGTAGAGAATACATTTCACATGGGGTGTGTGAGTCGTCCATTTAATTTAAACCAAGTGCCAGCGGATAGGTTATCTTGGTCTTATCCCATGTAAAGCAATAGGCAGGAGCGCAGAGGATGTATTGTAGCATGCCATTTGATAGCGGAGGTTCCGTTACCTCCCGAGAGACCCGTAACATCTGTTGGCTGGGCTGGCATGTCCCCTGTACGCGAAGGCATCGGGTAGTGAGCCACAGCCTGACATCTGGAATGCTCTTTTTAATTACAGTACTCGCAGAAGGAAGACAAGTATGAAGAAGAGATCAAGGTGCTTTCTGACAAGCTGAAGGAGGTAATATTATAATAGAGTTTTGGGTGAAGCCAACTGCATTCTTGTGGAGCTGGTAGGGAGTTTTTTAAAGTTACGATGACGCAAATCAGGAACATTTCAAGGCATTCTTAGAGTTCATATGCAGTGCTGGGTCCTGCCTCTCACAGTGGCAGGCAGCTTCAGACCCACTGTATGGCCGAGGCCCTTGAAGGCCATCCCCTCATTGTGCCCGTATTTGTAGCTGCTGGAAATGTAAAATCTCCCTTCACtgaccaaaataaattaaattattacaGGCTGAGACTCGGGCTGAGTTTGCAGAGAGGTCGGTAACTAAGTTGGAGAAAAGCATTGATGACTTAGAAGGTAAGATCTGAAACAGTGTTTTCAACTTAATCCTTACCATTCAATACTGACCTGACAAAACAGTTTTCCAGTCCAAGTGCATCCCCTTGATATACTCCTTTGCTCTTGCacattctccctctctgtcctctgGGGTTTTCACCTGTGGCTCTTCGACTCTCAGACCTGCGTGCGCTGCTCGTGAGGTGACTGGTCAGCCACCAGACTGGGCACGTCCCCCTCTGCAGTGGCAGATGCCACCAGCTTCGCCTCACACTCGTCAGGTGTGGGGcagacttatttttcattttgagtgAGGAGCTTGTGAGAGTGACTCTAATATATTTTGTATCTTTAATGATAGCTCCTAATTATCAGAATGATGtcaatttgattttttaagacACAACCCATCATTTTCCAAGTGTGAATTCACTGTAAGGGTTTAGGTTATTTCTTTGAAGTCATTCATTGTCTTAGCAAAATAGTTTTAATACTGAATGAGAGGAGAAACTCAGCAAGGTTTTGTAGTTGGAAATTATACTCGAGCATTTGTAGGTTTTATTTTGGTAACACCCTGCGTATCTCAACGGGAATCCTGAATTTTGAACTCTGAGACTTGTAGGCGGCTCGCTGTGAAGCAGGGGGGAAATCATCTCCGTCACTGGCAGAAGGGGTTGGGGAGGAACCTGCAGGTTGCTGCGGACAATAGCAGTTTTGAGGACAAGAGGGGATGACAGGTGGTTGCCAGCCTTCCCAAGTGCAACAAAGGCTGTGGCCTGTACCACACAGAACCTCAGGTGCTGGCTCTTCTTGCTTCGCAAGCCTCCAGGACCGCTGTCAGGCAGCGCACACAGGGAGACCACAGCCTTCCTGGAAATGGCACTAAGAAATCCACGTCCCAGTGGTCCAGCTTAGCCAGGAAGTCCGTGGTTTGAAGGTGGCGCCAGATAAGGGTTACAGGCTGTAATCACTAATCCTCCTTCCAAAACATTGCCCTGGGGTATTTTTTCCATTGTTTACAGCTGCAGGTGGCTAACTACTCTGGTGAGGTTAAAATAGAGCTCTGTGAAAGAGACACTTTCCGTTTGCCACCCAGGAGCCAGTCTTTGGTTTTGTTTAAGGTTGAGCATACTTTGCTGATGTACCCATCATATTTGTTATGATTTTCatatggagtcttttggttttattttctaatgggttttgttctctttgtttttgttccgAATTATTTAAAAACCAAATGCACGCCTCCTGCGTTGGCCACCTGCCGCGGCACCAACCCCCCCATGCATTGCCCTTTTCTTGCTGCTGTGTGGGGGATGGCTCCTACGCCGCCCTCGCTCACCCTCCATCTCTTGTCACTCTCCATGTCCTTGCACCTCTGCCTCCCACTTCCTGGTCATAGACGAGCTGTACGCTCAGAAACTGAAGTACAAAGCCATCAGCGAGGAGCTGGACCACGCTCTCAACGATATGACTTCCATGTAAATGTTCATGCACCCTGCCTGCTCGCCTCCATGCCCCCATGCTTATGTGATAAACtcactgctgctgcttccttaCCCCGTGAGCTCGGTCTCTGCACCCTCCTGTTCACTCTTGCATAATCTAGGACAGTCCTTGTTTGGTTCTCACATTCTACTAATATAAAGGCCAAATAGACCAAGTCTGTCTACACAAACCCTTCTCCTTTATTTTGTAAATGCTAAAGTAGATTGCTCCTCCCAAGGAACAAATAACCTTGAACGCTGTCCTTTTAATAAACTAGTAAAACTGGAAGACAATGTAGTTGTGCAGGAAACTCAAAGTGTCAAAAGTTAGTTTCCTAAGGTTCAACGAAATAcaatatttcttttcataaaagaaatgtaaatacaaataaatcctaaaatgtCAAGATACTGATGATCCGACAAAAGGGAAATTAGTATGATCCAGTCCAGCCCAAAGAATAGTGATAGAAAAGggcctctctccctcattttTAAGAATTGTAGAGCAAAGTAAACTCTTTGTTAAGTAACCAAGACTCTAATTTTCTATATTTACATAAAAGGGATTGAAATCCCTACAGTAACATTTGCCACAACCTTTAAATCAGAGCCATAAAGCACAGTGGCACAATCTGCATGCGGGAGTCAGGGGCCCGGGTTGTGGCTCTGTGAGCAGTGAGAGTGGGGTAGGCAGTCTTGTTCCCAGGAGCAGAGCCTTGCGCATGCGTAACTGATCATGCCTCACTAATCAGATGTAAACATGAAGTTATGCTGCCTCTGTAGAACCTCTGTTCCACAGAGGATCCTGATGCTACTACCACACTGATGCCGTGGAAGCTGGAAATGCTGTTTGCTTTTCCCCTCGCAGAAAAGTAGTGGCTTGAAGAGTGTAACATGTGCCTGCTGCCTTAGAGGTTATAGAATCTCCACAccctaaaatagaaaaaagaaaaaggccctGAGACACGTGACCGTGAGCATGGAAGTGAGAACGTTCCATCGTCTCTTCCCCTACTGGTAGATGGGGGTGGATCCAAGCATCTGTCTCAGAGATGTTTCTCAGTGCTAAAACTGATTGTGCGGGGGAGTCTTAGCAGCTAGTATAATTAAATATTCTCAAAGGCGAGtttagcttattttaaaattctgttcatGGGTCTTCTTAAGAGGAACCCTTGCCCTGAGAGGGTTTGGGGTGGGCAGAGGtaggcaggcagagctggggcgtCCCCCAGTCCTCCCATCCTCCCGAGGGTGCAGCTGGCAGCGGGGTTGCATGTCTGCTGCTTGCCTGTGTGTCAAGTGCTGCTCTCACGTTGTGATTGAGTTGTCCTTGTTTCCATTGTgccactcttttctttttctcccaccTTTTGTCTTCACGCAGATAAGTTTCTTTGCTTCACTTCTCCTGAGACTCCTGCGGCAAGCTGGGTGTCCCAAGTCTCTGAGCTCTGCGCTCGTCTGTCCTCCAGCTGCCCCTGGGTCTTTCTTTAGCACCTGCCCTAGGCCCAGGCACACACTGTGCTTTCTATTGTACAGAAGCTCTTCGTTTCAGTGTAAAATAAACACTGTGTAAGCTGTTCCTGTTTGCTCTTCCTTTTACTTCCTATTTATTGACATTTTCATTTCAACACTGAAATAAAACCACAAATCTGCTTCACGCATATGAAGGTTAATttttgcttgccttttttttttttttttttttttttcattctgtacaTTTGATGTCAAGGTCAAGATTTCTGAAGCAGTAGACATAcgggacttttaaaaaaaagaaagcaaaaccccATTCTCGCATCCCTCTCTGAGTTTCGGTTTCCATACATGAGAATGGATCCTGGCACCTGTGGGTTTCTCGGGCACTGTGATGGTTCTGATAGGCAGTGTGGTTGAGACCCTCCACACAGGGACAGCActttctgggaggcagaagatcgGACTCAAGCAGTGCTGTCTGTGCCAGAGCTTATGCTGGTGGGGTTGGCCACCCTCCGTGTTGCCACCTAGAtggcctgggtgggggtgggggggggtgtggcTAACCAGTGGCAGGCCCTCCATGAAGGGCTACACAGCCACCCCCCAGCACTCCGGGGAAAGGTGAGAATGATCTTGGAATCAAAAAGTGGTGAGCGGTGTTGTTCGTCCTCATAGCACAATAGAAGAGTTGAAGctttttcaaaacatttctaTTGCTTGGCCACCTTCCTCTTGATCAGGAAAATGACATTCTTAGGTTTTCTAAATACTACTGAGATCGAGATTTGTCTTTGTACTCTGCATACATCTTCACACACACATTCTTGAAGAGGGGTCGCACATATGTAATCTTGGTATTTACTGGCTGTTTTTCATTAGTAGATACACTTATAGTAGAGCCattaaagttgatttttttttttttgtccacaaAAGTAATTGGTAGAAATTGTTCAGAATACAGTTGTGTGTTGTATTTTGGCATCAGCATTTCACTTTACAATCAAcaattaagtgatttttttaaaaacagtacaaATTGGAACTTTAAAATGATGTAGACTTTAGTTTTTCTTCACCCATGCATGACAGGCTGGCTGTACTTATGAGCATGGGTGATCATCTGTGTACAGTCTGTGTTAGCCCAAAAGGGCTGATACT
This window harbors:
- the TPM1 gene encoding tropomyosin alpha-1 chain isoform X15, producing MDAIKKKMQMLKLDKENALDRAEQAEADKKAAEDRSKQLEEDISAKEKLLRVSEDERDRVLEELHKAEDSLLAADEAAAKLEDELVSLQKKLKGTEDELDKYSEALKDAQEKLELAEKKATDAEADVASLNRRIQLVEEELDRAQERLATALQKLEEAEKAADESERGMKVIESRAQKDEEKMEIQEIQLKEAKHIAEDADRKYEEVARKLVIIESDLERAEERAELSEGKCAELEEELKTVTNNLKSLEAQAEKYSQKEDKYEEEIKVLSDKLKEAETRAEFAERSVTKLEKSIDDLEDELYAQKLKYKAISEELDHALNDMTSM
- the TPM1 gene encoding tropomyosin alpha-1 chain isoform X21; amino-acid sequence: MDAIKKKMQMLKLDKENALDRAEQAEADKKAAEDRSKQLEEDISAKEKLLRVSEDERDRVLEELHKAEDSLLAADEAAAKAEADVASLNRRIQLVEEELDRAQERLATALQKLEEAEKAADESERGMKVIESRAQKDEEKMEIQEIQLKEAKHIAEDADRKYEEVARKLVIIESDLERAEERAELSEGQVRQLEEQLRIMDQTLKALMAAEDKYSQKEDKYEEEIKVLSDKLKEAETRAEFAERSVTKLEKSIDDLEDQLYQQLEQNRRLTNELKLALNED
- the TPM1 gene encoding tropomyosin alpha-1 chain isoform X2, coding for MDAIKKKMQMLKLDKENALDRAEQAEADKKAAEDRSKQLEDELVSLQKKLKGTEDELDKYSEALKDAQEKLELAEKKATDAEADVASLNRRIQLVEEELDRAQERLATALQKLEEAEKAADESERGMKVIESRAQKDEEKMEIQEIQLKEAKHIAEDADRKYEEVARKLVIIESDLERAEERAELSEGKCAELEEELKTVTNNLKSLEAQAEKYSQKEDKYEEEIKVLSDKLKEAETRAEFAERSVTKLEKSIDDLEDELYAQKLKYKAISEELDHALNDMTSI
- the TPM1 gene encoding tropomyosin alpha-1 chain isoform X17; its protein translation is MDAIKKKMQMLKLDKENALDRAEQAEADKKAAEDRSKQLEDELVSLQKKLKGTEDELDKYSEALKDAQEKLELAEKKATDAEADVASLNRRIQLVEEELDRAQERLATALQKLEEAEKAADESERGMKVIESRAQKDEEKMEIQEIQLKEAKHIAEDADRKYEEVARKLVIIESDLERAEERAELSEGKCAELEEELKTVTNNLKSLEAQAEKYSQKEDKYEEEIKVLSDKLKEAETRAEFAERSVTKLEKSIDDLEDKFLCFTSPETPAASWVSQVSELCARLSSSCPWVFL
- the TPM1 gene encoding tropomyosin alpha-1 chain isoform X1; its protein translation is MDAIKKKMQMLKLDKENALDRAEQAEADKKAAEDRSKQLEDELVSLQKKLKGTEDELDKYSEALKDAQEKLELAEKKATDAEADVASLNRRIQLVEEELDRAQERLATALQKLEEAEKAADESERGMKVIESRAQKDEEKMEIQEIQLKEAKHIAEDADRKYEEVARKLVIIESDLERAEERAELSEGKCAELEEELKTVTNNLKSLEAQAEKYSQKEDKYEEEIKVLSDKLKEAETRAEFAERSVTKLEKSIDDLEEKVAHAKEENLSMHQMLDQTLLELNNM
- the TPM1 gene encoding tropomyosin alpha-1 chain isoform X23; amino-acid sequence: MDAIKKKMQMLKLDKENALDRAEQAEADKKAAEDRSKQLEEDISAKEKLLRVSEDERDRVLEELHKAEDSLLAADEAAAKAEADVASLNRRIQLVEEELDRAQERLATALQKLEEAEKAADESERGMKVIESRAQKDEEKMEIQEIQLKEAKHIAEDADRKYEEVARKLVIIESDLERAEERAELSEGKCAELEEELKTVTNNLKSLEAQAEKYSQKEDKYEEEIKVLSDKLKEAETRAEFAERSVTKLEKSIDDLEDQLYQQLEQNRRLTNELKLALNED
- the TPM1 gene encoding tropomyosin alpha-1 chain isoform X4, with product MDAIKKKMQMLKLDKENALDRAEQAEADKKAAEDRSKQLEDELVSLQKKLKGTEDELDKYSEALKDAQEKLELAEKKATDAEADVASLNRRIQLVEEELDRAQERLATALQKLEEAEKAADESERGMKVIESRAQKDEEKMEIQEIQLKEAKHIAEDADRKYEEVARKLVIIESDLERAEERAELSEGQVRQLEEQLRIMDQTLKALMAAEDKYSQKEDKYEEEIKVLSDKLKEAETRAEFAERSVTKLEKSIDDLEEKVAHAKEENLSMHQMLDQTLLELNNM
- the TPM1 gene encoding tropomyosin alpha-1 chain isoform X22; this encodes MDAIKKKMQMLKLDKENALDRAEQAEADKKAAEDRSKQLEDELVSLQKKLKGTEDELDKYSEALKDAQEKLELAEKKATDAEADVASLNRRIQLVEEELDRAQERLATALQKLEEAEKAADESERGMKVIESRAQKDEEKMEIQEIQLKEAKHIAEDADRKYEEVARKLVIIESDLERAEERAELSEGQVRQLEEQLRIMDQTLKALMAAEDKYSQKEDKYEEEIKVLSDKLKEAETRAEFAERSVTKLEKSIDDLEDQLYQQLEQNRRLTNELKLALNED
- the TPM1 gene encoding tropomyosin alpha-1 chain isoform X20; translation: MDAIKKKMQMLKLDKENALDRAEQAEADKKAAEDRSKQLEDELVSLQKKLKGTEDELDKYSEALKDAQEKLELAEKKATDAEADVASLNRRIQLVEEELDRAQERLATALQKLEEAEKAADESERGMKVIESRAQKDEEKMEIQEIQLKEAKHIAEDADRKYEEVARKLVIIESDLERAEERAELSEGKCAELEEELKTVTNNLKSLEAQAEKYSQKEDKYEEEIKVLSDKLKEAETRAEFAERSVTKLEKSIDDLEDQLYQQLEQNRRLTNELKLALNED
- the TPM1 gene encoding tropomyosin alpha-1 chain isoform X25, which produces MAGSSSLEAVRRKIRSLQEQADAAEERAGSLQRELDYERKLRETAEADVASLNRRIQLVEEELDRAQERLATALQKLEEAEKAADESERGMKVIESRAQKDEEKMEIQEIQLKEAKHIAEDADRKYEEVARKLVIIESDLERAEERAELSEGQVRQLEEQLRIMDQTLKALMAAEDKYSQKEDKYEEEIKVLSDKLKEAETRAEFAERSVTKLEKSIDDLEDKFLCFTSPETPAASWVSQVSELCARLSSSCPWVFL
- the TPM1 gene encoding tropomyosin alpha-1 chain isoform X24 encodes the protein MAGSSSLEAVRRKIRSLQEQADAAEERAGSLQRELDYERKLRETAEADVASLNRRIQLVEEELDRAQERLATALQKLEEAEKAADESERGMKVIESRAQKDEEKMEIQEIQLKEAKHIAEDADRKYEEVARKLVIIESDLERAEERAELSEGKCAELEEELKTVTNNLKSLEAQAEKYSQKEDKYEEEIKVLSDKLKEAETRAEFAERSVTKLEKSIDDLEDKFLCFTSPETPAASWVSQVSELCARLSSSCPWVFL